A region of the Pseudarthrobacter oxydans genome:
GTGCCGGAGAGATCATCAGTCCCCAGCAGCTGCCGGCCGGCGGGGTCGTTGCGCCAGCGCTGGTCCGTGTCCTCGGCGGCGTTGGCTGCTTCGTCAACGATGACAGCCTGCAGGCCTGTCTCAATGGCTGCTTCCACCCTTACCGCGGGCGCCGGTTCACCCCGGAAGAAGGCACCCACCCGGTCACGGAACCGGCCCACATTCTGTTCGAGGGCCCGGAAAAATTCTCCCGTGCCCACGAAGTCCTGCCAGCGGGCCAGCACTTCGCCCCTCAGGAGCGCGCCATCCCTTGTCGCGTCCAGGATGCGGTCCGCAGCGGCTTCATAGGCGGAGACGGCGGCGCCCTCCAGGTTCGCGGCAGCATGCTGCTGCTCCCGTGCTGCCTGCGCAACGGCAGAGACACGCTCCGCCATCGCCCTGACGGTTCCGTTCAGCGTGCGGCGGGCAATGTCGGACCGGCCGGCGGCGTCAGCGGCCAGCCCTGCCAGCCAGGTCCGCAGCGGCTGGACCGCCCCGGCGGGGAGCATGCCCATGGGATCCAGGCTGGTTTCAGGTATCACGAACATCTGCGCCGCCCCCAGGCCTTCGCGGTCCAGCAGGCCGCGCAGGTCCTCGCTGACTTCTGCCTCCGCCGCCGGAGGGACCCTGTCCAGGACCACCCCCACCATGATGTCCCGCGAGGCTGCATTCAGGAGCAGTTTCCATGGAACGGCGTCGGCATAACGGTTGGCGGTGGTGACGAAGACCCACAGGTCGGCGGCGGCCAGCAGCTGGGCTGCCAGCTTGCGGTTGTCATCCGAGATGGAATCCACATCGGGGGCGTCGAGGACAGCGATTCCTGCGGGCACCCCGGGGTCCGACACGAGGACGAGGGATGACATTGCAGCGGCGTCCGGAACCGCTCCTGCCCGGTTGGCAGGCACGGGACTGCTGACGATGGAACCGCGGATCCTGTTCAAGCTCGGCAGCACGCGCTGGCCCTCGAACCAGGCCGCCTCCGACGGGTGGTGCAGGAGGATGGGCTGGCGGGTAGTGGGGCGGATGGCGCCTGCACGGGTTACCGGGTGGCCTACGATCCCGTTCACGAGTGTCGACTTGCCGGCTCCGGTTGAACCTCCGACGACGGCCAGGAGCGGA
Encoded here:
- a CDS encoding dynamin family protein, encoding MTSRNEQDAPQDPQRKPSGSAAASAALTLLEEVRNDLAAAELPLALPDAEQARREAASAVAQLDDYILPRYRSLDAPLLAVVGGSTGAGKSTLVNGIVGHPVTRAGAIRPTTRQPILLHHPSEAAWFEGQRVLPSLNRIRGSIVSSPVPANRAGAVPDAAAMSSLVLVSDPGVPAGIAVLDAPDVDSISDDNRKLAAQLLAAADLWVFVTTANRYADAVPWKLLLNAASRDIMVGVVLDRVPPAAEAEVSEDLRGLLDREGLGAAQMFVIPETSLDPMGMLPAGAVQPLRTWLAGLAADAAGRSDIARRTLNGTVRAMAERVSAVAQAAREQQHAAANLEGAAVSAYEAAADRILDATRDGALLRGEVLARWQDFVGTGEFFRALEQNVGRFRDRVGAFFRGEPAPAVRVEAAIETGLQAVIVDEAANAAEDTDQRWRNDPAGRQLLGTDDLSGTTPGFEDRAAAEIRAWQEALMELIRTEGQGKRTQARWLSFGINGLGAALMIVVFSMTAGLTGLEVGVAGGTAVVGQRLLEAVFGEDAVRRMAEQARKDLHARCQRLLQEERRRFLARLPEYDGSAPEALAAHAASLLRLADKA